Within the Salifodinibacter halophilus genome, the region GCAAGCCCGGCTACCGCCAGGCCCAGACCCTGGTGCGCAGCGAACTGGGCAGCGCCGGCGCGGTGCGCATGGCCGGCAACGCGCTGATCGGCGGCCTGATCGGGGTCGGCGTGGACGCGGCCAGCGGCGCGGCCAAGGACCTCAGCCCGAACGTGCTGGCGGTGCTGCTGGTGGAAGAGTCGCCCGGGTGCACCGCGCCGAAGTTCCCGGCCGTGCCCGAGGACGGGCAGACGCCGGAAGAATATGCGCG harbors:
- a CDS encoding translation initiation factor 2 → KPGYRQAQTLVRSELGSAGAVRMAGNALIGGLIGVGVDAASGAAKDLSPNVLAVLLVEESPGCTAPKFPAVPEDGQTPEEYAR